A segment of the Suncus etruscus isolate mSunEtr1 chromosome 19, mSunEtr1.pri.cur, whole genome shotgun sequence genome:
ctggactctactttggtctgtgatttggccttctggagccTGCAAAATGACTCCTAGCAGTTCCATATCAGAAAATACCTTTGAgttgggaactaatcagaaacgtagtatggtagcaaccactgTTACACAGTGAAAGAAGGTGAAGGACAGGTGGCTACTGAGATGAGATAATTAGAGTACTGATTTCCTTTCAGCCTGAGTCTATTTTTCcactttggtagctggttggcagctagcTTGGGTGGGGATAATAATGTGCTTCATGGGGAGCCAAGAACTGGGGGTAAAAACAGCTAACTGTGGGATAATAGGCATTGGGAGTGAGGtagtaaaggactaaaaatgagcttttggGTTGTGAgccaagaagggaaggaaagtatacaacatagaaatTTTGTATATGATAAACATAGTGAAAATACACTAGTATCCAAATAATTGTCTGTATTTTTcgcatgggggcactagcccctgcaCAGTTTCAGAATGGACAGGAGTAGGAAGGAAAAGTGCCTATgacttcctgaagccagcacTGCTTATGCTCTTGTGCTGCCATCCCCCATGCTGGCAAATACTCCCGactcccaggaagaaaagagatccttcaagagctggaagcccagaAGCTCACCACCCCCACCTAAACCCTCCCTCCTGAGTcaggtgggaaatggggagagcCTGGAGACCCCTTTAAACTCCTTTTCGGGACCCACTTTGCTGGCTCCAAGGGTGTGTGGcccaggggtagccctggagttccagagggAAGAGGTGGAAGGGTGCTGGAGTGACCCAAGCCCCgtacccctcctaggcctggttaaaaaaaCCTTTGGTATGGTGGAGGCCTGCATCCCCCATGCTGGCAAATACTCCCGactcccaggaagaaaagagatccttcaagagctggaagcccagaAGCTCACCACCCCCACCTAAACCCTCCCTCCTGAGTcaggtgggaaatggggagagcCTGGAGACCCCTTTAAACTCCTTTTCGGGACCCACTTTGCTGGCTCCAAGGGTGTGTGGcccaggggtagccctggagttccagagggAAGAGGTGGAAGGGTGCTGGAGTGACCCAAGCCCCgtacccctcctaggcctggttaaaaaaaCCTTTGGTATGGTGGAGGCCTGCATCCCCCATGCTGGCAAACATTCCCggatcccaggaaggaaagagatccttcaagagctctattgatgttatttttgaaataacCACCCCAATAACCCCAACAAAAGACCTCCAACAAATGtcattatttctgattttttttaatgcacacCACATCCGCACCAAAAAGCAAAGTCATTCAAGCAGTAACAAATAGCTTGAGGAGTAGTACAAAGAACATGAAATGAATTTAAAGAgctgggggaaaaataaaaagacattctaACATCAGATAGATAGCCCACCACCAGAAACATATTGGGTACTaaagtttctcattttcttcagATGAAAACTTGGGCAGGTAGGTGTCAGAATGGGCAGCATCTCTTAAGGGCGGTATTGAGATCTCTGCTCTTGGATGTACTCATAGAGAGGGCTGGAACGCACAGGGACACTGGCAAACTGACGCTTGCCAGATTCCAGAGCCTGACGGCGGATTTGGTCTTCCTGAGCTCTTCTCTCCCTGACTAGGTCTTGGCTTGGCTCTCGCTCTGGGCGGCGCCTCTGCTCTTCCTCCTGCTCTAGGCCTCGTCGCTCTTCTCTGAAATCCCTCTCATCCTGCCGCAGTGCTTGCTCCTGTCTGCTCCTTCTCTCCCTGACAAACGGCTTCGCCTCCTCCTCAAAGAGCTGCTTTGGCTCCTGCCTGCGCCTCAGGCCTTGCTCCTCTCGCTGCAGCACTTGGCGGGACACTTGCTGTTCCTCCTCACGGAATCTTCTGTCACGCTCCTGTCTGCGCTGCTGCTCTTCGCGTTCCTCAAGGAGTTGCTCATCCTCCCAGGACTTTCTGTCGCGCTGCCTTTCCTCACGGGACCTTCTGTCACGCTCCTGGCGACGTTGTTCTTCACGTTCTCGCCTCAGCAGCTGTTCCTCACGTTCTTGAAGTAGTTGTTCCTCCTCACGGAACCTTCTGTCATGCTCTTGGCCTAGCTGTTCTCTCTGTTGCTGTCGCAGTCGCTGCACCTCGCGTTCCTGAAGTTGTTCCTCCTCACGGAATCTTCTGTCACGCTCCTGGCGAAGTTGTTCTCTCTGTTCCTGTCTCAGTCGCTGTTCCTCACGTTCCCGAAGTAGTTGTTCCTCCTCACGGAATCTTCTGTCACGCTCCTGGCGAAGTTGTTCTTCACGTTCTCGCCTTAGCAGCTGTTCCTCACGTTCCTGAAGTAGTTGTTCCTCCTCACGGAACCTTCTGTCACGCTCCTGGCGAAGTTGTTCTTCACGTTCTCGCCTCAGCAGCTGTTCCTCCCTTTCCCGAAGTAGTTGTTCCTCCTCACCGAACCTTCTGTCACGCTCCTGATGGCGCACCTGCTGTTCCGCCTGGCGCTCTTGGCGACGCACCTGTTGCTCTTCACGTTCCAGAAGTTGTTCCTCTTCATGGAACCTTCTGTCGCGCTCCTGGCGAAGCTGTTCTTCACGTTCTCGCCTCAGCAGCTGTTCCTCCCTTTCCCGAAGTAGTTGTTCCTCCTCACGGAACCTCCTGCCACGCTCCTGGCCTAGTTGTTCTCTTTGTTCCTGTTGCAGCTGCTGCACCTCACGTTCCTGAAGTTGTTCCTCCTCACCTAACCTACTGTCATGCTCCTGACGGCGCACCTGCCTTTTCACCTGGCGCTCCTGGCGTCGCAGCTGTTGCTCTTCACGTTCCAGAAGTTGCTCCTCTTCACGGAATCTTCTGTCACTCTCCTGGCGGCGCAGCTGCTGCTCTGGTTCCCTGTCCTCCTGAAGGAACTGTCTGTCCTCAATGATCTCCCTGcggcctctctcttctctttcctccctccgcAGCTGTTCTTCTTCCTGGAACTCCCTGTCTCTGCGTTGGGCTTCCCGTTGAagctcttccctctccctctcacctCTTCGCTCTTCCTGCAGGAGCTGTCTCTCCCGGGCCTGCAGATCCTTCAGCCGCCGGGTGGTCTCTTCATTCTCCCTGAGTTTGGCATAGAGCCGGTTTTCACgagcttccttttctttctcaggCTGCCACTGCCATTTCACATCCCTTGGGGCCTCTTCCCTGAAGAGTCGCTGGCTGTCCTGCCGCCGCCGCAGCTCAGCCTCCAGTTGTCGCCTTCTCTGGCGTTCCTCTTGGAATCTCTCTTCCTCTTGCACCTGACGGGCGCGCTCCAGTCGCTGGACCtgctgctcttcctcctcctcaaggAACTGCAGTTCCCGCTCCTGCTCCCGGCGGTTGAGGCCCTGTgcctcctgctcctgctcctcaGCTTGTTCCCGCTGCAGGCGCTCCTGCCTCAGCTGCTGAGACTGTGGCCTGGCCAGCAGCCTCTGGCGTCGGCGCTGGCTCTCCTCCTCAGCTTCCCACTGCCACTTGAAGAAGTCACGCTGCCTCTCCTCTTCCACTTGGCGTGCACGCTCCTCAAGCTCTCGACGCCTCTGCTGCTCCtcgcgctgctgctgctgcacctGCTGCACTTCCTCCTCATGCCTCTGGCGTGTGCTCTGCTCCTCCTGACGGCAAGGCCTGGAGTAGACTTTGCTCTGGCGAGCCTCGACCTCGCTCTCGAGCTGCCACTGCCATCTTGGGGCACGACGCTCAACAGGCTCACGAACCTCCTCCTCCACAGGCTCCTGCTCACGCCTCAGCTCTTGTTTGCGCCTCTGCTCCTGATCTCGCCTCAGCTCTTCCAGTTCGCGCCTTTCCTCTTCGACTTCGCGCCTCAGCTCTTGTTCCCTCCTATTCTCCTGACGCCTTGGCACCTGCTCTCTCCTCAGCTCTTGTTCGCGCCTCTCGCGCCTTTGTTCTTGACGCCTAGGCTCCTGCTCTCTCCTCAGCTCCTCCAGGTCGCGCCTTTCCTCTTCGACTTCGCGCCTCAGCTCTTGTTCGCGCCTCAGTTCTTGTTCCCGCCTTTTCTCTTGACGCCTTGGCTCCTGTTCTCTCCTCAGCTCCTCCAGGTCGCGCCTTTCCTCTTCGACTTCGCGCCTCAGCTCTTGTTCCCGCCTTTTCTCTTGACGTCTGGGCTCCCGCTCTCTCCTCAGCTCCTCCAGGTCGCGCCTTTCCTCTTCGACTTCGCGCCTCAGCTCTTGATCGCGCCTCAGCTCTTGTTCTCTCCTATTCTCCTGACGCCTTGGCACCTGCTCTCTCCTCAGCTCTTGTTCGCGCCTTTGCTCTTGACGCCTCGGCTCTTGCTCTCTCCTCAGCTCCTCCAGTTTGCGCCTTTCCTCTTCGACTTCGCGCCTCAGCTCTTGTTCCCTCCTATTCTCCTGACGCCTTGGCACCTGCTCTCTCCTCAGCTCTTGTTCGCGCCTCTCGCGCCTTTGTTCTTGACGCCTAGGCTCCTGCTCTCTCCTCAGCTCCTCCAGGTCGCGCCTTTCCTCTTCAACTTCGCGCCTCAGCTCTTGTTCCCTCCTATTCTCCTGACGCCTTGGCACCTGCTCTCTCCTCAGTTCTTGTTCCCGCCTTTGCTCTTGACGCCTAGGCTCCTGCTCTCTCCTCAGCTCCTGCTCACGTCTCTCTTCTTGACGCCTCAGCTCCTGTTCTCGCCTCTCCTCTTGGAGTCCGCGCCTCAGCTCCTGCTCTTGCCTCTCTTCCTGGCGCCTTTCTCCCTTGGGCCTTGGCTCCTCATCACGCCTCAGCTCCTCTTCACGCCTTTCCTGCTCCCTGCGCCTGGGCTCCTGCTCAAGGCGGCCTCCCTTTCTCGTTCCACGCTCCCTCTGCTCCAGCCTTTCTCTTTGGAGCCTCCTCtccatttcctcttcttcctGGAGCTCACTGAGGCGCTGCTCCCTTCTTTGCCTTCTCTCTTCCTGGCGCTCAAGCTGCTCTTGTCTCAGGCGTTCCCGCCTTTCGCTCTGCGCCACTCTCTCTCGCCTTTGCACCTCATCTTCCAGAAACTCCTGCTCCCAGCCTTGGCGTCTCTGCTGAGTAACCTCCTCCTCCTCAGGATGCACTTGGCCTTCACGCCTCTGCCACCTCAGCTCCTCACCACGCTGTCTGTCCAGCTGCTCTGTTCTCTCtcgtgtctctctcctctcttgtcGGGCCAATTCTTGTTCTCTCCAAGCCTGCCTGGGTTCTTCCAGTCGTCTGTCCCGAGCTTCTATTAGCCTTTGTTCTTCTCTCCTGCGGCTTTGGGATGGGGTCTCCCTTTCCTCACCCCTGACTCGCTGTTCCTCTAGCCCTGCGGCCTGGTTGAGGGCATAGTAACAAGCTTGAGCTACCTTGAAAATGAACAGGAGGAACTCTTTGAAGTCGACTACCCCATTACAGTCCCGGTCCAGGAGTTGCAGAGTCATGTCTACTGTCTCAGGGTCGTGGGGCCTCTgcgaagagaggaaaaaaagaaggtttaCAAGGAATTCTTTACAGGtaagaataaattaaaaggcTTTTGTTCACACATACTTTACAAATACTATTCCCAAGAGACATTAGAAGCAGTTAAAGAAATGTTCTGTGAGAAGAAATATagtcttctaaaaaaaaataaaataaaaaaataaaaaaaaaagaaatatagtcttCTCCTCCCAGGTAAACAAGTGCCGACTCATTTGAAAGCATTTGTCAGTTTCGAACTTGACATATTGGAATTTAAGGTTGACCCCAAGAAATACTTTCTTTTAGTGGTGTAAATGAGAAAGAGCACACCCCTCAAAAGAGAAATACCATGGAGGTTTGTGAAAACACACAGCAGTCATTTCACTCTGGTATAGCCCTGTGATATACCAGGAAGATTTGACTTCTGTCTGTTATTTAAAACAGAGCAAAAAAATTtatggtgggcctggagagatagcacagcagcgtttgccttgcaagcagctgacccaggaccaaaggtggttgggtcaaatcccagtgtcccatatggtcccctgtgcctgccagga
Coding sequences within it:
- the LOC125997578 gene encoding trichohyalin-like, which translates into the protein MSPLLKCIFDITETFNQYASHDCDGAALSKKDLKNLLEREFGDVLRRPHDPETVDMTLQLLDRDCNGVVDFKEFLLFIFKVAQACYYALNQAAGLEEQRVRGEERETPSQSRRREEQRLIEARDRRLEEPRQAWREQELARQERRETRERTEQLDRQRGEELRWQRREGQVHPEEEEVTQQRRQGWEQEFLEDEVQRRERVAQSERRERLRQEQLERQEERRQRREQRLSELQEEEEMERRLQRERLEQRERGTRKGGRLEQEPRRREQERREEELRRDEEPRPKGERRQEERQEQELRRGLQEERREQELRRQEERREQELRREQEPRRQEQRREQELRREQVPRRQENRREQELRREVEEERRDLEELRREQEPRRQEQRRERREQELRREQVPRRQENRREQELRREVEEERRKLEELRREQEPRRQEQRREQELRREQVPRRQENRREQELRRDQELRREVEEERRDLEELRREREPRRQEKRREQELRREVEEERRDLEELRREQEPRRQEKRREQELRREQELRREVEEERRDLEELRREQEPRRQEQRRERREQELRREQVPRRQENRREQELRREVEEERRELEELRRDQEQRRKQELRREQEPVEEEVREPVERRAPRWQWQLESEVEARQSKVYSRPCRQEEQSTRQRHEEEVQQVQQQQREEQQRRRELEERARQVEEERQRDFFKWQWEAEEESQRRRQRLLARPQSQQLRQERLQREQAEEQEQEAQGLNRREQERELQFLEEEEEQQVQRLERARQVQEEERFQEERQRRRQLEAELRRRQDSQRLFREEAPRDVKWQWQPEKEKEARENRLYAKLRENEETTRRLKDLQARERQLLQEERRGEREREELQREAQRRDREFQEEEQLRREEREERGRREIIEDRQFLQEDREPEQQLRRQESDRRFREEEQLLEREEQQLRRQERQVKRQVRRQEHDSRLGEEEQLQEREVQQLQQEQREQLGQERGRRFREEEQLLREREEQLLRREREEQLRQERDRRFHEEEQLLEREEQQVRRQERQAEQQVRHQERDRRFGEEEQLLREREEQLLRREREEQLRQERDRRFREEEQLLQEREEQLLRREREEQLRQERDRRFREEEQLLREREEQRLRQEQREQLRQERDRRFREEEQLQEREVQRLRQQQREQLGQEHDRRFREEEQLLQEREEQLLRREREEQRRQERDRRSREERQRDRKSWEDEQLLEEREEQQRRQERDRRFREEEQQVSRQVLQREEQGLRRRQEPKQLFEEEAKPFVRERRSRQEQALRQDERDFREERRGLEQEEEQRRRPEREPSQDLVRERRAQEDQIRRQALESGKRQFASVPVRSSPLYEYIQEQRSQYRP